One genomic segment of Macaca fascicularis isolate 582-1 chromosome 19, T2T-MFA8v1.1 includes these proteins:
- the CYP2A23 gene encoding cytochrome P450 2A13 has translation MLASGLLLVALLACLTVMVLMSVWQQRNSKGKLPPGPTPLPFIGNYLQLNTEQMYNSIMKISERYGPVFTIHLGPRRIVVLCGYDAVKEALVDQAEEFSGRGEQATFDWLFKGYGVVFSNGERAKQLRRFSIATLRDFGVGKRGIEERIQEEAGFLIEALRDTQGANIDPTFFLSRTVSNVISSIVFGDRFDYEDKEFLSLLRMMLGSFQFTATSAGQLYEMFSSVMKHLPGPQQQAFKELQGLEDFIAKKVEHNRRTLDPNSPRDFIDSFLIRMQEEEKNPNTEFHLKNLVLTSLNLFFGGTETVSTTLRYGFLLLMKHPEVEAKVHEEIDRVIGKNRQPKFEDQARMPYTEAVIHEIQRFGDMLPLGVAHRVIKDTKFRDFFLPKGTEVFPMLGSVLKDPKFFSNPQDFNPQHFLDEKGQFKKSDAFVPFSIGKRNCFGEGLARMELFLFFTTIMQNFRFKSPQSPKDIDVSPKHVGFATIPPNYTMSFLPR, from the exons atgctggcctcaGGGCTGCTCCTGGTGGCCTTGCTGGCCTGCCTGACTGTGATGGTCTTGATGTCTGTCTGGCAGCAGAGGAACAGCAAGGGAAAGCTGCCTCCGGGACCCACCCCATTGCCCTTCATTGGAAACTACCTGCAGCTGAACACAGAGCAGATGTACAACTCCATCATGAAG ATCAGTGAGCGCTATGGCCCGGTGTTCACCATTCACCTGGGACCCCGGCGGATTGTAGTGCTGTGCGGATATGATGCCGTCAAGGAGGCTCTGGTGGACCAGGCTGAGGAGTTCAGCGGGCGAGGCGAGCAGGCCACTTTCGACTGGCTCTTCAAAGGCTACG GCGTGGTGTTCAGCAACGGGGAGCGCGCCAAGCAGCTCCGGCGCTTCTCCATCGCCACCCTGCGGGACTTCGGGGTGGGCAAGCGCGGCATCGAGGAGCGCATCCAGGAGGAGGCGGGCTTCCTCATCGAGGCCCTCCGGGACACGCAAG GCGCCAATATCGATCCCACCTTCTTCCTGAGCCGCACTGTCTCCAATGTCATCAGCTCCATTGTCTTTGGGGACCGCTTTGACTATGAGGACAAAGAGTTCCTGTCACTGCTGCGCATGATGCTGGGAAGCTTCcagttcacggcaacctccgcaGGGCAG CTCTATGAGATGTTCTCTTCGGTGATGAAACACCTGCCAGGACCACAGCAACAGGCCTTTAAGGAGCTGCAAGGGCTGGAGGACTTCATAGCCAAGAAGGTGGAGCACAACAGGCGCACGCTGGATCCCAACTCCCCACGGGACTTCATCGACTCCTTTCTCATCCGCATGCAGGAG GAGGAGAAGAACCCCAACACGGAGTTCCACTTGAAGAACCTGGTGCTGACCTCGCTGAACCTCTTCTTTGGAGGCACCGAGACCGTCAGCACCACCCTGCGCTACGGCTTCCTGCTGCTCATGAAGCACCCAGAGGTGGAGG CCAAGGTCCACGAGGAGATTGACAGAGTGATCGGCAAGAACCGGCAGCCCAAGTTTGAGGACCAGGCCAGGATGCCCTACACGGAGGCAGTGATCCACGAGATCCAAAGATTTGGAGACATGCTCCCCTTGGGTGTGGCCCACAGGGTCATCAAGGACACCAAGTTTCGGGATTTCTTCCTCCCTAAG ggcACCGAAGTGTTCCCTATGCTGGGCTCCGTGCTGAAAGATCCCAAGTTCTTCTCCAACCCCCAGGACTTCAATCCCCAGCACTTCCTGGATGAGAAGGGGCAGTTTAAGAAGAGTGATGCTTTTGTGCCCTTTTCAATCG GAAAGCGGAACTGTTTCGGGGAAGGCCTGGCCAGAATGgagctctttctcttcttcaccaCCATCATGCAGAACTTCCGCTTCAAGTCCCCCCAGTCGCCCAAGGACATCGACGTGTCCCCCAAACACGTGGGCTTTGCCACGATCCCACCAAACTACACCATGAGCTTCCTGCCCCGCTGA